One genomic segment of Chitinibacter sp. FCG-7 includes these proteins:
- a CDS encoding TatD family hydrolase, which yields MKFVDSHCHINFPDLASDIGGLLSRMADNQVSHALCVAVNLPELPSVLALAAAHQNIFASVGVHPDYEDTPEPSVAQLLELAKMPKVVAIGETGLDYFRLTGDLEWQRERFRTHIRAAREASLPLIIHTRASSEDTIRIMREERADEVGGVMHCFTESWEVAQQAMELGFYISLSGIVTFKKAEELKDVARKMPLERLLIETDSPYLAPMPHRGKQNQPAWVRHVAEHIAELKGISLQEVADATTANFFKLFSRALDPTFHRATP from the coding sequence ATGAAGTTTGTCGATTCGCACTGCCACATCAATTTTCCCGACCTTGCCAGCGATATAGGCGGTTTGCTCAGCCGCATGGCCGACAATCAGGTGAGCCATGCGCTTTGCGTGGCCGTCAACCTGCCCGAATTGCCGAGTGTGCTGGCGTTGGCCGCAGCGCATCAGAATATTTTTGCTTCAGTGGGTGTCCACCCCGATTATGAGGACACACCAGAACCGAGTGTGGCGCAACTGCTTGAGCTGGCCAAAATGCCCAAGGTCGTCGCGATTGGTGAAACGGGGCTCGATTATTTCCGCCTCACCGGTGATCTGGAATGGCAGCGTGAGCGTTTCCGCACGCATATCCGCGCAGCACGTGAAGCTAGTTTGCCGCTAATTATCCATACGCGTGCCTCATCGGAAGACACGATCCGTATCATGCGCGAAGAACGCGCTGACGAAGTTGGCGGCGTGATGCACTGCTTTACCGAAAGCTGGGAAGTGGCGCAGCAGGCGATGGAGCTGGGCTTTTATATTTCGCTCTCCGGCATCGTAACGTTTAAAAAAGCTGAAGAACTCAAAGACGTTGCGCGAAAAATGCCGCTTGAGCGCTTGCTGATCGAAACCGATTCACCGTATCTGGCACCGATGCCGCATCGGGGCAAGCAGAATCAGCCAGCGTGGGTACGGCATGTGGCTGAGCATATTGCCGAGCTGAAAGGCATTTCACTGCAAGAAGTCGCCGATGCCACAACCGCTAATTTCTTCAAACTGTTTTCTCGGGCTCTTGACCCGACGTTTCACAGGGCTACACCATGA
- a CDS encoding PilZ domain-containing protein, which yields MSEDAVRAPTSRPGVLSLNIKEKAALYASYMPFIKGGGIFIPTNKAYTLGDEVFMLLSLLDDPAKIAVSGNVVWITPPGAQNNHQQGIGVQFSANEAGKQATVKIENLLGGYLQSGRTTHTM from the coding sequence ATGAGTGAAGATGCAGTTCGCGCCCCGACATCACGTCCAGGGGTTTTGTCTTTGAATATCAAGGAAAAAGCAGCTTTATACGCCTCATACATGCCGTTTATCAAAGGCGGCGGGATCTTTATTCCAACCAACAAGGCCTATACGCTGGGTGATGAAGTGTTTATGTTGCTGTCATTGCTGGACGATCCGGCCAAGATTGCTGTCTCTGGCAATGTGGTGTGGATTACGCCACCCGGTGCGCAGAATAATCACCAGCAGGGCATTGGCGTGCAGTTTTCTGCCAATGAGGCAGGCAAGCAGGCCACCGTCAAAATCGAAAATCTGCTGGGTGGCTATTTGCAATCGGGTCGCACCACGCACACGATGTAA
- the holB gene encoding DNA polymerase III subunit delta' — protein MSNLPYPWLDKPWHDLIREGDRLPHALLFTGEAGIGKRALAQYLAQFLLCESPNKASQPCGECDACRWFVAGNHPDFRLLQPADADDSVEEADAGKKAKKKSSVIGVDDVRELADFVNLSAHRGGTRVTIVAPAEAMNTAAANAFLKTLEEPPAGAVFILISDHWRRLLPTIRSRCRVFPLTIPEPKVAMAWLAGQAVVNPLLHLAHTGGAPLAAAEDAAAEWLPVRSAFLEKMAEPATLNVLQLAAELEKAKLDTVLILDWLQKWVYDVISLGMAGVIRYYPDWQDALERVSPRASLLLGFASQLNESQALAHHPLNQRLVLEGLLFGYLDALRGQDRRG, from the coding sequence ATGAGCAACTTGCCATATCCGTGGCTGGATAAACCCTGGCACGATTTGATCCGCGAAGGTGATCGTCTGCCGCATGCTTTGCTGTTTACTGGTGAAGCCGGGATCGGCAAGCGTGCTTTGGCGCAGTATTTGGCGCAATTTTTATTGTGCGAATCACCGAACAAAGCCAGCCAACCCTGCGGTGAATGCGATGCGTGTCGCTGGTTTGTCGCAGGCAATCATCCTGATTTTCGTCTGCTACAACCGGCCGATGCAGATGATTCGGTCGAAGAAGCCGATGCAGGCAAAAAAGCCAAAAAGAAATCATCGGTAATCGGCGTCGATGATGTCCGCGAGCTGGCCGATTTTGTCAATCTGAGTGCACATCGCGGCGGCACACGCGTCACCATAGTCGCGCCTGCCGAGGCGATGAATACCGCTGCTGCGAATGCGTTTTTAAAAACGCTGGAAGAACCGCCTGCTGGTGCAGTATTTATCCTGATTTCGGATCACTGGCGGCGACTGCTACCGACCATTCGCAGCCGTTGCCGCGTTTTCCCGCTGACAATTCCCGAGCCGAAAGTGGCGATGGCCTGGCTGGCTGGGCAGGCGGTGGTCAATCCTTTGCTGCATCTGGCACATACGGGTGGCGCACCGCTGGCTGCGGCTGAAGATGCTGCGGCCGAATGGCTGCCTGTGCGCAGTGCATTTCTTGAAAAAATGGCTGAGCCAGCCACGCTGAATGTATTACAGCTGGCCGCAGAGCTGGAAAAAGCCAAACTTGACACAGTTTTGATACTTGATTGGCTACAAAAATGGGTTTATGACGTAATCAGCTTGGGAATGGCGGGGGTTATTCGTTATTATCCAGACTGGCAAGATGCACTGGAGCGGGTTTCACCACGCGCTAGTTTATTGCTCGGTTTTGCCAGTCAGTTGAATGAGTCGCAAGCGCTGGCTCATCATCCCTTGAATCAGCGTTTGGTGCTGGAAGGTTTATTGTTTGGATATCTTGATGCTTTGCGTGGTCAGGATCGCCGAGGTTAA